In Garra rufa chromosome 14, GarRuf1.0, whole genome shotgun sequence, the genomic stretch AATTATGTGTTTCGTTTTGGGATCAAAGTAGATCTACCAACATTTCAGCGATTAGGGCTCTTTGAGCATGAGTCAGATGCTTTTCAAAAAACAGCAAGTCTGGTTGTTAAAACAAAAAAGTGCTTTTGTAATTATCAGTCGAGAAGCCGATTAGCACCAAGATAGCATAAACACGCAAAATTTGAATAGTTTTGACATGGTAGGTGTTATTTTTCCTGCGTATGAGAATCCATTTATCCAAGTATTTGTAATGCAAACAAAACAGATCAGCCTTATCCCCCTTCCTCTTGATGATAAACAGCTCTCAGTCTGCTTTAAGGTAAGACACTTCAGACAAAACAGAGTTTGTTTTTGGAGTTTGAAACAGCTTGCCAAAGTGAGGTTTCCAGAAAACTTTATTCGTGCTACCATTGGTCCGTGACGATTACCTCATAGGAGATGTGCGCGGAGGCTTTGCCCCCTTTCATGCGGAACTCTTTTccgcagtgttgccaagtctacggttttcccacagaattggactacttttacactgttgccgtGGATTGTtttatgtccgcgggttgaagcgaccgcAATAACGtggaatgcgaattttaccaAGGGAACCCCATCAAATACGTGTATTTCACCCTGCGGAATGTGATTTTTAACAGTGGAACACTTTCAAAACGCTAGTTTTGAGTAgagattgggcgggttttgttgtaaaaacctggcaaccctattTTTTTTTTGGGTTCATTTCGTCTGTTGAGTCCTTGGAGGCGAAATGAACAAAGGGTAAATGTGGGTAAATGAACAAAGTGGAGAGCCATTTTATAGTAGCAAATAAAGTTGTGCTTTTGATGAAATAGACACTGACACAGATTTTCATGTTTAATACTGCTGATTGCTTTTAGGCAATATATTAAATAAAGTTCCATGTAAATACACGTGATGTAAATTAACAGAAGTGCAGATCAGatgcttttaataaaaaaaaatgcttgctgTTTTCtccaattttgttgtgttttgttgctTTCATCAGACTGTTGATCATTTGGGATGTTTGCTAACAGTATAGCACTGCTCACGTATTTCAAACTAGTTTTTACCCCTAAACAAAGAACGAAAAAGAACTGCAAAGGCTGCAGTACGTGCCTCTGAAGTTGAGATATCTGGCTCAGTgaacgagaaaaaaaaaacatgtacaaaAAGTATGTATTTCAATTGAAATCTACAGAGACAGATAGAGCGGAATAAAACAAATACTTGTATTTTAACAATGTGTATTTTGGCTTCTCCACTTGTCTGAAAGAAGACATCTTATGTAATCATTACAGGCTGAAATCTCAAAACTGACTAGTGCTTGAAAAAACAATGGTTTTGGTTGGATTTCAGTTTGTTCTTCAATTTCGCTTTATGTATATCGGGGCCTGAGTCCATTGTTTAAATTTCTGTTTTGGAAAGACATGCAAATCAGAGCATATTTAATAAGGTTATGTCTTATCTAGAtctttaaacataacatttcagaaaactgtAATGCAAAACAATTGTCTTAATGTACTGTGATTAATTGACAAATTTATGGTGACATCtgttagacaaaatattttacccGTTTTACCTTTGGTGTCTTGCCctataggattagttcactcctgaatgaaaatttcctgataatctactcacccccatgtcatccaagatgttcatgtctttctttctcagtacagtggatttcaatggggatcaacggttGAAGATACAAAttgaagtttcaatgcagcttcaaagggctctacatgatcccagccgaggaataagggtcttaggtttaattaaaatttgtatactttttaaccacgacTTCATGCATTaggtaatcacgttggaaaggtcacgttcgctttgtaaacactgaataCTTTTGCCTacatcatgcgtgacctttccagcgTGACTAAGTATTGCGTGAGGTTGTGGACgcagaactagtgcaagatgagcatttgtggttaaaaagtatacaaattagattttttttttagaaaaaaaattacagatgtttcactagataagaccattatttcTCATCTGGGATcgctagagccctttgaagctgcattgaaactacaatttggaccttcaactgttgatcaccattgaagtccattatatggaaaaaagTTCtagaatgctttcctcaaaaacctttcttttcgactgaagaaataaataaatgacatctcgaatgacacaggggtgagtaaattatcaggaaatttgaattttggagtgaactaatccttcaaatgTCAGTCAGCACATCACATCTATTACTGAGATGATTGTGAATAAATCCATTGTGAAGATGCAACCCAGAGGTTGAGAGCTGTCAGTGGATTTGAGTAAAGCACCATCACAACTTACATTATAATGCTGCTTTTCTAGCTTTCAACTCTGTTTACTCTTATCTCCAGGAAAGGATGAGAAATGTGATGCCAGAGGAGGTTGATAGTGAGCAAGATAAAGTAACCCCACTTTAAACTCAGTTTTGAAGGAGAAACCTTAccgatatatattttttaatctcctCATCCTCCTCTCAGATTTTGAAAGGCGGCGACATCCATTTTTTCCCACTCTGCGGTTCTTATCATAGTCATCCAAGGCCTGCAGTTATCCGTAGATGCACAGCCAATGCCAGGCGCATCGTCCGGAAGCACAGGGTCCATCATGGCACCCCCCCACCCGCCCGTCCTTACCAGCTCGGTTTCCCCCCAACAAACCCCAGAGATCAGACACGATTTGCAGAGATTTACTGTTGCCATGGAAATGTCTTATCACCATGGCAGTTTCACTGAAAGTTTGTCCTTGAGCGATACGAGCTTTCCATTTGCAAGATGCCAGCGGAAATGAGAAGTATATCATATACAACATTATACAGGCTGAGCGCTAATGGTTGTAAATAGCTGTGCTATTGAAGTTACGCCTCAAACCGTTGTAGGCGATGACAGAAAAAAAGTCTCATCAATTACTGTGAAGTGACTCAAAGGCATGTGACAAAGACAGACATTTTTGCTGCCTGAGCATAAGCAATGTGTCTCAGTAAGTAGAATAATATGAGCCTGTCCTTGAGCAAGAGATCCATCAATCACAGGGGTTCCCATTGAGCCGCCCAGcatgtttttaataaatatacgCCACCTGCGCTCTcagtttaaaacagtttaatgatttgtaaataaattatgtaGTAGTGCTTGAAACAATTAGTGAAAAGTGTTTACACATGATCACGAGCCAAGAGCTGTTTGAAGCATTGAAACATGATGTGATGAATGAATATCAGACAGAATGTACTGTTTAACTGTTGTTTGTGTACAACGTGTGTTTTCCTTAGAAATAAGAAATTGTTTATAGACTAATACTTTTCTTAGCCAGCTTTTTCTTGTCCTAATGAATGTATGGCTTGTTATCTTCAAAATGATATGTAACCCACACTTTTCTATCATTTactggagaaaaaaaactcagagCAGAATTAAATGTCAAATTTTCAAAACACATTatcagaataaaaacaaattgcATGTTAATGTGTCATCTATGAAAGTGCTATTATAGCGGTTCTATTAATTAGGCTGttaattaataacaatattgGTAATGATGATGATTAATGAAAATTAATCCCATTTGTGATAAACTTCATTCTTGTGTTTGATTTATACAAAAATGATCAATTAAGAGAATCTATTTTCATCAtttactgataaaaaaaaaaaaaaaaaatcacagaactAGGGCTGTCACAATTCCTTGATTCAATTCCTTGATTGAATTTTGTCTGTGTCAAGTAAAATACCAGAAGTGGTGCATTCCACGGACGAGAATCCACAAAACACATTATTAGACCGTTTCCAGGGCTGAATGATAAATTAAGcctatttaaaaatcataataaagcataatgctattgtgaattcactaTGATTCactaaatcatttataaacctatgcaaacaggAGAATACATTAATATATCTCATAATATGCTAAATGTTTAtcatgatttcaaaataaaagctcaaaccctcactctgagtttacacgttttgatgtccacatattcaagaagttacagtggctgtagcatttctttCGTAAAGAAATAgctaaatattaaagattaagtggacatttgacttaaatgttgAACAAGGATTAAATTGCGGCCGTTGACACCCTCTGCAATAATTTGTTACAATGCGTAATGTACACTAGCTctgttgtttataatacattatgtattttaaaagtTTTGTTCAGTAAACCCATGTGATTACTtgcttttaatactttatttgaaTTAACTgatattgcctcattgctattatatatgcattttaagttattttaaagaCTACTGTTCACTTgggtttatttttattactacaaaaataaataaacaaataaatatgtacattctgccgctcaaaagtttggggtcagtaagattttaatgttcttaaaaaagtctcttatgctcatcaaagctccatttatttgtttaaaaatacataaaaagtaatattatgaaatattattgcaattcaaaataacttattaaaatactttcaaatataatttatttctgtgacgcaaagctgaattttcatcagccattactccagtcttcagtgtcacatgatccttcagaaatcattctaatatgcagctttattacttttattatccatgttggaaagagttgtgctgcttaatatttttttagaacctgtgatacttttttcaggattctttgatgaattaaaagttaaaaagcacagcatttattcaaaatagaaatcttttctaacagtataagtcttaactatcactttttatcaatttaacacatccttgctgaataaaagtaataatttctttcaaaaagggaaaaaaatgactGGCCCAAActttgttctttttaatgttttatttatcaaagaatcctgaaaaaagtattgcaGGTTCCAAAAActttttaagcagcacaactgtttccaacattgataataaatcagaatattagaatgatttctgaaggatcatgtgacactgaagactggagtaatgatgctgaaaattcagctttgcatcacaggaataaattatattttaaaatatataaaaatagaaaaccacaattctaaattgcattaacatttcacaatattacagtttgtttctgtgtttttaatcaaataaacgcaaccttaatgagcagaaaagtctcagtgtatgtatgtatgtgtgtgtatatatatatatatatatatatatatatatatatatatatatatatatatatatatatatatatatatatatatacacacatatatatttattttttccaaccgattactcgattaccaaaataattgttagtgacagccctacacagaacaaaataaaagGACTATATTGacacattttcaaaataaaaatggatGAAATTGATGTTAACATGTTATCTATGAAAGCAATACTAAAATGACCCATAACAAAACCATTCTTTTTGATACCTtatgttgtttattattattaaagctgTTAATTAAGTGTAAAATtggtttattattactattataataattGAGTATTATTATTCACAGTGAAGCTAATTTTCTCAATTTCTGAATTCTCAATTAAGAGGGTCTTCCTTTCCATCATTTagtgataaaaaaaatcacagaacaGAATGAAACAGTTATGTAAGACTTTCTAATTGTATTAACACCATTAAAAAGAAGAATGAATTGCATGCTAATTTGTAATTTATGAAAGTGTATTATTTATAGCACTGCTTGAGCTATGATTCATTAATGTCTGCTTGTACAAATGAACTGCTAAAAGGACACAAATAGAACAGCTGCATATGTCACAGACAAACTGCAGGTCACAAAACTTTGCTGCTTTTGTGTTTGTGCGAAATAAGCAACTGTCATCATTTCTCCTCTGTTGCTTTGTTTCTATGCCACCTTGTTTTTTGGTCTGTCACAATTTCTGCAGACTAAACTAAACTAGAAATGCACTTTCTTTTTTCCCCCTGTCTTTCTGCAGGCATCTCCATGCCAATCCCAGTGCTGGGTCTGCGCGATCACACCAAAGTTTTCAAGGATGGCAGCTGCCTATTGACTGACAACTCTTTTGTGCTGATTGGGTCCTTTGTGGCTTTCTTTGTGCCACTGACCATTATGGTGGTGACCTACTTCCTGACTATCAGTGCGCTGCAGAGTGAGGCTACGCTCTGCCTTGACCAGTTGGTGCCCAGGCCCAAATGGAGCGCGGGATTCACTCTCAACTTCCTCCCTGGACCCTCATTCTCGCCCTCagagaaaaaactgtttttacggCGCTCGTTGAGTCGTGAGCCGGGGGCAGAGTCGGGGGTCGTGACGCCACCTTTCGGACGGCACACGGTGCAGTCCATCAGCAACGAGCAAAAAGCCTCCAAAGTTCTGGGCGTGGTCTTCTTCCTGTTCGTGGTCATGTGGTGTCCGTTTTTCATCACCAACGTTTTAGCGGTGGTTTGCGAGCCAGCCACGTGCGATGCAGACGTGATGAACGGACTGTTGAATGTGTTTGTGTGGGTCGGTTACCTTTCCTCCGCCGTTAACCCGCTGGTTTACACGCTCTTCAACAAGACTTACCGCTCGGCTTTTGCCAGGTACATCCGATGCCAGTTTCATGAGGAGAAGAAACCGCTACAACTAATTCTGGTCAACACCATTCCACCGCTGGCCTATCAGTCCACACACCTGCCGCTCACTGGATCAATAGGCAATGGGGATTTCTCTCTGCCCCTTCCCAATAAAAACCACCATCTGTCCAAAAGCAGCAAAAATGAGAGTGTTAGCTGCTTGTGAATTCACTCACAAAATGCCAGCCGTAACCCTGGATTTTCTTCTGGGTTTTATGCTTGGCATTCTCTCCGTCTTACCTCTACAGAAATCAGCTCAGATTGGTCTGAAGTATTAGTATTCAAAGCCCAGCTGCATCTATGAACGAACAGCTTCATGGTCCATGACTTTATCGCAGGGTACTGATACATCAAAAGACCTTCGTCTGACCGGGATCCATCCTGACCATAAATGTCAGTTGAATCAACGTGATAAAACTTCTCTGCTTATAAAAATTGTATATAAGTGTTAAGTCAGAGTTTCGGTTTGATGTCAAAACTTTACGTTTTTTATGTAGCACTTTATATGCCAGAGAGTGAAGTCTAAGTTCTTGGAAGATCTGCAGTGTTTTGTTTACAGCGTCTGTTTTTTGAAAACAAGTGTGGATAAAAGTTGTGATGTGACTAGAGTTTTTGTACTGCGCCAAATGATTGAGATGCTGAAGCCTCATTCGTATAAGTTGACGTTTGTGCTGCTGGTTTATCTTTTTAGCACACATTTGTATTCAATGAATCCAGACACAAAAGCAGGTTTTTGGAGCTACACCTTTACCTTTAAGTGTCTATGGTTAAAGAATAAGTaccacttttattttattataaaaagtgGCATTTTTCAGTTATTCCTCTTATTTTTATGGATACGAACTAAAAGATCCCTATAGAAGCCAGTTTTTACCTCAGAGTAATATAAAAAGGCAATTGTGAGATGaagtttaaaataagaaataaaatcacaTTGTGAAATATGAAGCTACACTACAGTTGGCGTGActgatattttttatgtatttgaaagtCTTATGGTGTGTTCACATAAACGCAAATTTAATTATTCGCACAAGTAGATtgcatacaaagtcaatgcaaagatgcaaACAGAGGCAAATTCACGTCGGGTGGCATGAATGACGCGAAATGTTTGATACGTTTGCCGCGAAACTGCAATATTCGCCTCAGTTGCACCTTCCgtgcaaaataaaaatttttaACCTGAGCAGAAAATTCACATGACTCGTTCTCGCAAAAGCCAATCAGCGAAAGGCTTATTGACATGTTCAGATGTATCAGAAAATGGAAGTGAGCATTACTGTAGCCTGAAATTGATTGTATAGGTATCTAGAGCATACAGTATAAAACAGTTAAAATCAGTTGTAGTTGTAGTTTATTAGCATGGCTACAGAGATGCTGCtatcaatataaaaaaataaagtcagtgtATATACAGTAGTAAAATGTAAGGCACACATTAATTCAGGATTAATACTCATCCACCTCTGGATGGTAGTGTAAAGCCAGACACGTCAGCATTTGGCTTTCCGGTGTATTTGGGACTTCCACAACAGGTACAAAGCAGCATGTAGTTATCTCCAACATAGTTGATCGTGCAATGTTGTTATTCACGCGAGTCACGCAAAAAACTTTCTGCGAGTAATCTACAGCGATTGATGTAATGAGCATATTCgcttcgcgtttggtgtgaacacaCCATTATGCTGTGTGTACACCAAACACGAAGCGAATATTCTCATCGCATTATTGCTCTAGATTACTTGCGGGATGATTTTTGTATCACTCGCAAGAATAAATTCATTGCATAATGCTTTCCTCCATTTTCCAATATGGAAGTCCAAATGGTTTACGTGAATTTTAACACATCACCAACATGTAAAATCTGCATATTATATGGGTATTTTATGTGTTAAATACGTGTTTTTTTGCAAGTATTAAACTTGCAGATTTTTCACACATAAAgaacatgtatatattttatgttgttgACGTGTTAAAATGTAAGTGTTTTTAAACCTACTGGCCTTCCATATTTCTGATATAACCGGTTCTGTCAAAATAGATGTTTCAATAAGTTCTTTACTGATTGGCTTGCACGACAACGTGTCATGTGAACTTTCTGCTCGAGTTGAAATTTTTCAACTTACATGGAAGATACCATACCGCGCATTTGTCACCCAGTGCGAATCCACATCTATTCatatctttgcattgactttgtatgtattCTTGCACGAATTATATAATTTGCTTTTGGTGTGCACTCACCATTAtgatcaccaaggctgcatttatttgatcaaaatacagtgaaatgactaataactgttttctattgtgatgtattttgaatgttatttattcctgtggtggcaGAGCTAAACGTTCAGCATCCATTACTATAGCCTTCAGTGtcatataatccttcagaaattgttcagatatgctgatttggtgatcAAGACATAATTCTTATCATTAACAGTGTTGAAACAGTTGCTGCGTAATACTGTTATGGAAACCGTTCATTTTTCAGTGTTCTTTAATAAttaggaagttcagaagaacatcatttatttaaaatagaaaatataaatgtctttactgtcgttTTACGTCTATTTAAAGCATCGTTGCTAAAtgaaaagtatcaatttcttaaaaaaaaatatgtagtgTATACAGTATACATGGTAGTGTATAAATCGACAGTTGTTGCAAAATCActctgtgagaaataaagtcacaattactttccTATTTTTCTCTgaggtggaaatgggcttccatagaaaccTTCTTAAATAATTCTTTTGAAAAGGCTACAATCCATATAAAAAGCATGCTGTTTGACCAGTATTTTTCTAGTGGTAAACATCATAGCTATTTTGGTCTACCAGCTGGACAAGCCTAAAAACCAGAGGAAACCAGCAGAAACCAGCCTAGCGCAGTATGAAAGGTCTGAGCTGTTCTTTTTTAAAAGGGAAGTTAGTATCTGCTTTTTCACCTTGTCAAAAACAATTTCTGAGGCATTTTGTGTTTGAGTTGCACATATTGTTCAGAAAGTGGCAGTATTCAAACCCAACACTTACCTTTGTCAGATTTGAAGTTCTTTGAAAACATGCTTTTAAGAACACCTGTAAGTTTTTGGTTTTGAAAATGTACCTCTAGATTCAGGGTTCCATGGCAACACGACGGGTTCAAATCTCAGCACCTTGTGAAAACCTCTGATCTGTTTTCTGATTCCATTTCCAGTGTCTGAATTGACAgcggtgttgttgttgttgttatggtGATGGTCATAAACTTGTTTGCAGACATTGAATGACTCATCTCTGTTTCATCCTTCTGAGAGGATAATTATGCCaggtatatatgtgtatgtgtgcagTATTTAGCCACCCTCATTCCAgtacatcaaaaatatattaggCAGCCTGACAGCGAGAGCTGTAGATAAACATGTGTACTCAGTGTTCCAGAGAACATTGTTTTTGTGCGAGTCTCTGTATTTATCAAGTCCACCGCTTGTCCAGAATTTGGCTCTGTTGTGGTTGCCCATGACAGTAAAAGCATGAAGTTACATTAAGCCACACTGCACATGAATAACTCAAGGTTACTCAATAAATGAATGTAGAAGCTGCACATTTTAAATGAGGACAATGGAGCTGTTCAGTTCAGTTTGTAGCACTAAAATACAAGAACTAGTATTTTCATAAAACCAGGGTATAATGACACAAAAGCAAAAACTGCTATTCTACAACCTCATACAAAAATCCCAAGAGAACACATTGTGAATTAGCCTTCTGGTTGGCCTAGATAGAGTAAAACAGCTTGTACTGTCCTTTCAACATAACTACCCTGTACTTCTGACTGCTAAAACTAAATAGTAAGAGCTGAATATGTGCCAGAGATTCCATTAAATGTCACAAGAGCATCAAAGTGAA encodes the following:
- the LOC141284220 gene encoding 5-hydroxytryptamine receptor 2A-like, which codes for MWIYLDVLFSTASIMHLCAISLDRYVAIRNPIRHNRSNSRSRARAKITAVWTISAGISMPIPVLGLRDHTKVFKDGSCLLTDNSFVLIGSFVAFFVPLTIMVVTYFLTISALQSEATLCLDQLVPRPKWSAGFTLNFLPGPSFSPSEKKLFLRRSLSREPGAESGVVTPPFGRHTVQSISNEQKASKVLGVVFFLFVVMWCPFFITNVLAVVCEPATCDADVMNGLLNVFVWVGYLSSAVNPLVYTLFNKTYRSAFARYIRCQFHEEKKPLQLILVNTIPPLAYQSTHLPLTGSIGNGDFSLPLPNKNHHLSKSSKNESVSCL